Proteins found in one Triticum aestivum cultivar Chinese Spring chromosome 4D, IWGSC CS RefSeq v2.1, whole genome shotgun sequence genomic segment:
- the LOC123097064 gene encoding transcription factor BHLH062, with protein sequence MVADAQSSDSMAGSSGSAAEKHVDRCLDKRAQEKAPKKNHKAEREKLKRDQLNDLFVELSSMLDHDRQNRGKATVLGDVARVLRDLITQVESLRKEQSTLLTERQYVGSEKTELQDENTTLRAQIIELQNELRARIGNSSLNLSSLAVPHPIGSSCTSNLATHPTPHDTWSNASNLSTMRMVPPTNTPSPLQNQQHHSVASGQVASRPQELQLFPGTSASTDRECSGHRSNPATSSLADSLPGQLRLSLPPTSQEESSGGGGGAPGNRKERKTS encoded by the exons ATGGTGGCTGATGCGCAGAGCTCAGATTCAATGGCTGGCAGCTCAGGTTCTGCTGCCGAAAAGCACGTTGACAG GTGTCTTGACAAAAGAGCCCAGGAAAAGGCTCCAAAGAAAAATCATAAAGCTGAACGAGAGAAACTTAAACGTGACCAGTTGAATGACCTTTTTGTTGAGCTCAGCAGTATGCTAG ATCATGATCGACAAAATAGGGGAAAAGCTACAGTATTGGGTGATGTTGCACGAGTACTGCGAGATTTAATTACTCAAGTTGAATCTCTTAGAAAGGAGCAATCTACTCTTCTAACTGAGCGCCAATAT GTCGGTTCAGAGAAGACCGAGCTGCAAGATGAGAATACTACACTCAGAGCCCAGATAATAGAACTACAGAACGAGCTTCGTGCAAGGATCGGAAACAGTAGCCTGAATCTAAGCAGCCTTGCGGTGCCACATCCAATAGGGAGCAGCTGCACTAGTAATTTAGCAACCCACCCAACGCCGCATGATACATGGAGCAATGCTTCTAATTTAAGCACCATGCGCATGGTGCCCCCAACCAACACACCATCTCCACTGCAGAATCAGCAGCATCACTCTGTTGCTTCTGGTCAGGTTGCATCACGGCCTCAGGAGCTCCAGCTCTTCCCGGGGACATCAGCATCAACGGACCGAGAATGTTCCGGGCATAGAAGCAACCCAGCTACTTCGAGCCTTGCGGATTCCTTGCCTGGACAGCTTCGCCTCAGCCTTCCACCAACATCCCAAGAAgaaagcagcggcggcggcggaggcgcacCGGGAAATAGAAAAGAACGAAAAACCAGTTAG
- the LOC123099829 gene encoding probable methyltransferase PMT2 produces the protein MAIKGNSGEYKARSPLGMVITVLLCCFFYVLGAWQRSGYGKGDRIAVAVTRQTACSGASAAGLSFETHHTGGLANATTSGLGGEPPPPCAAALADHTPCHDQDRAMKFPRKNMVYRERHCPSDGERLRCLVPAPPGYVTPFPWPKSRDYVPYANAPYKSLTVEKAVQNWVQYEGAVLRFPGGGTQFPHGADKYIDQLASVVPFADGSVRTVLDTGCGVASLGAYLDSRGVMAMSFAPRDSHEAQVQFALERGVPAFIGVLGSVKLPFPPRSFDMAHCSRCLIPWSGNGGMYMMEVDRVLRPGGYWVLSGPPINWKANHRKWERAEEDLAGEQKRIEEYAQMLCWEKVTEMDEIGVWRKRTDTAACPAMPPAVRACDPANPDDVWYKNMETCITPSSTAAGGELQPFPERLKAIPPRISSGAVQGFTVESYEEEKRRWERHVKAYTKVNYKLDTKRYRNIMDMNAGVGGFAAAIFSPMSWVMNVVPTAAELSTLGVIYERGLIGIYHDWCEAFSTYPRTYDLIHANGVFSLYRDNCKMEDILLEMDRILRPEGTVILRDDIDVLLRVDKVAMGMRWKTMMANHEDSPHIREKVLYAVKRYWTADSDKSSQEKKATSSEV, from the exons atggccATCAAGGGCAACTCTGGTGAGTACAAGGCGCGGAGCCCGCTGGGCATGGTGATCACCGTCCTGCTGTGCTGCTTCTTCTACGTGCTCGGCGCGTGGCAGCGCAGCGGCTACGGCAAGGGTGACCGCATCGCGGTGGCGGTGACCCGGCAGACGGCCTGCTCCGGCGCCTCTGCCGCGGGGCTCAGCTTCGAGACGCACCACACCGGCGGCCTGGCCAACGCGACGACGTCCGGCCTTGgcggcgagccgccgccgccgtgcgcgGCAGCGCTCGCGGACCACACTCCCTGCCACGACCAGGATCGCGCCATGAAATTCCCGCGCAAGAACATGGTGTATCGGGAGCGGCACTGCCCGTCGGACGGCGAGCGGCTGCGGTGCCTCGTGCCAGCGCCGCCTGGGTACGTGACGCCGTTCCCGTGGCCCAAGAGCCGCGACTACGTCCCTTACGCCAACGCGCCGTACAAGAGCCTCACCGTTGAGAAGGCCGTCCAGAACTGGGTCCAGTACGAGGGCGCCGTATTACGTTTTCCCGGCGGCGGCACCCAGTTCCCCCACGGCGCCGACAAGTACATCGACCAGCTCGCCTCCGTCGTCCCCTTCGCCGACGGCTCCGTCCGCACCGTCCTCGACACCGGCTGCGGC GTGGCGAGTCTCGGCGCGTACCTGGACTCCCGTGGCGTGATGGCCATGTCGTTCGCACCGCGCGACTCGCACGAGGCGCAGGTGCAGTTCGCGCTGGAGCGCGGCGTGCCGGCCTTCATCGGCGTCCTGGGGTCCGTCAAGCTCCCATTCCCTCCAAGATCCTTTGACATGGCGCACTGCTCCCGGTGCCTCATCCCGTGGTCCGGCAACG GCGGGATGTACATGATGGAGGTGGACCGGGTGCTCCGGCCGGGCGGCTATTGGGTGCTCTCCGGCCCGCCGATCAACTGGAAGGCGAATCACAGGAAGTGGGAGCGCGCGGAGGAGGACCTGGCCGGCGAGCAGAAGAGGATTGAGGAGTACGCGCAGATGCTCTGCTGGGAGAAGGTCACCGAGATGGACGAGATTGGCGTGTGGCGGAAGCGGACGGACACGGCAGCGTGCCCGGCCATGCCGCCGGCGGTCCGGGCCTGCGACCCGGCCAATCCCGACGACGTCTG GTACAAGAACATGGAGACGTGCATCACGCCGTCCTCCACTGCCGCCGGAGGAGAACTGCAGCCATTTCCGGAACGGCTGAAGGCCATCCCGCCGCGGATAAGTTCCGGCGCCGTCCAGGGCTTCACCGTGGAGTCGTACGAGGAGGAGAAGCGACGGTGGGAGAggcatgtgaaggcatacacgaagGTCAACTACAAGCTCGACACCAAGCGGTACCGGAACATCATGGACATGAACGCTGGCGTGGGCGGCTTCGcggcggcgatcttctcccccATGTCCTGGGTGATGAACGTGGTGCCCACCGCCGCCGAGCTCTCCACCCTCGGCGTCATCTATGAGAGGGGCCTCATCGGCATCTACCATGACTG gtgtGAAGCATTCTCTACCTACCCAAGAACCTATGACCTCATCCATGCCAATGGAGTATTCAGCCTCTACAGGGATAA ttgcaagatggaggacatCCTGCTGGAGATGGACCGGATTTTGCGCCCTGAGGGCACGGTGATCCTCCGGGATGACATCGATGTCCTATTGCGGGTGGACAAGGTGGCGATGGGGATGCGATGGAAGACGATGATGGCGAACCACGAGGACAGCCCGCACATCCGAGAGAAGGTGCTCTACGCCGTCAAGCGCTACTGGACCGCCGACAGCGACAAGAGCTCCCAAGAGAAGAAGGCAACTTCTTCTGAGGTGTGA